A genomic segment from Microcella flavibacter encodes:
- a CDS encoding YggT family protein, giving the protein MTLVLSIVFGAIYVALLGVFIAMWARFIFDWIQALNRSWRPQGGVIIAAELSYTITDPPIKAVRRVIPPLRLGAVQLDLAWTIVLIVVYILMIIAQSIAFSG; this is encoded by the coding sequence GTGACCCTCGTGCTCTCCATCGTCTTCGGAGCGATCTACGTCGCCCTCCTCGGCGTCTTCATCGCCATGTGGGCGAGGTTCATCTTCGACTGGATCCAGGCCCTCAACCGGTCGTGGCGCCCGCAGGGCGGCGTGATCATCGCGGCCGAGCTGAGCTACACGATCACCGATCCGCCGATCAAGGCCGTGCGCCGCGTCATCCCGCCGCTCCGCCTCGGCGCCGTGCAGCTCGATCTCGCCTGGACGATCGTGCTGATCGTGGTCTACATCCTGATGATCATCGCGCAGAGCATCGCCTTCTCGGGCTGA
- a CDS encoding FtsQ-type POTRA domain-containing protein, with the protein MKRPEGFDRGQGPAAPETSGAPRGPRATTSARARRGDARQRGDEGERPRDGRAGGGDRVAARPARGDEAREGAPAPSGVDAGRTAPSIPGRGPGGAGGAAVAGSSLLARLRPGARPERAPRPSRPVDPAAQARQADRRARAAARAARRAERAEVRRFTHRSRRRRILVLSSSGALVALVAGVGAVTVSPLMALTEITVTGAERLDPAAVTEALDEHTGTPLALLDHGAIRDDLRAFPLIRSYSTEVVPPHTLVVRLVERTPIGAVERADGVALVDAAGVVVDSTAERPPGVPLIEAGDADAESIAFRSAAAVLAALPADLVARIDVISATTRDDVTFSFADTGHRVRWGSAERSDYKARVLAAAIATSDQSVAWQYDVSAPDSLIARRL; encoded by the coding sequence ATGAAGCGGCCCGAGGGCTTCGACCGCGGGCAGGGGCCCGCGGCGCCGGAGACCTCGGGAGCCCCGCGCGGACCGCGCGCGACGACGTCCGCCCGTGCGCGACGGGGCGACGCCCGGCAGCGCGGCGACGAGGGGGAGCGGCCGCGCGACGGTCGAGCCGGCGGGGGCGACCGCGTCGCCGCCCGCCCGGCGCGCGGCGACGAGGCCCGCGAGGGCGCACCCGCGCCGTCCGGCGTCGACGCCGGGCGCACGGCTCCGTCGATCCCGGGTCGCGGCCCGGGCGGGGCCGGCGGGGCCGCCGTCGCGGGCTCCTCGCTGCTCGCCCGCCTGCGCCCCGGTGCCCGCCCCGAGCGCGCGCCCCGCCCATCCCGCCCCGTCGACCCCGCCGCGCAGGCCCGCCAGGCCGATCGTCGCGCCCGCGCCGCCGCCCGGGCCGCCCGTCGCGCCGAGCGCGCCGAGGTGCGCCGCTTCACCCATCGCAGCCGCCGTCGGCGAATCCTCGTGCTCTCGTCCTCGGGGGCGCTCGTCGCGCTCGTCGCGGGCGTCGGCGCGGTGACCGTCTCGCCGCTCATGGCGCTCACCGAGATCACCGTGACGGGCGCCGAGCGGCTCGACCCCGCGGCGGTGACCGAGGCGCTCGACGAGCACACCGGCACCCCGCTCGCGCTGCTCGACCACGGCGCGATCCGCGACGACCTGCGCGCCTTCCCGCTCATCCGCTCGTACTCGACCGAGGTCGTGCCGCCGCACACGCTGGTCGTGCGGCTCGTCGAGCGCACGCCGATCGGCGCCGTCGAGCGGGCGGACGGCGTGGCGCTCGTCGACGCGGCGGGGGTCGTCGTCGACTCGACCGCCGAGCGGCCGCCCGGGGTGCCGCTCATCGAGGCGGGGGATGCCGATGCCGAGTCGATCGCCTTCCGCAGCGCGGCGGCGGTGCTCGCGGCCCTGCCCGCCGACCTCGTCGCCCGCATCGACGTGATCAGCGCGACCACCCGCGACGACGTCACCTTCTCCTTCGCCGACACCGGCCACCGGGTGCGGTGGGGGAGCGCGGAGCGCTCCGACTACAAGGCGCGCGTGCTCGCGGCGGCGATCGCCACGAGCGACCAGTCGGTCGCCTGGCAGTACGACGTCTCGGCGCCCGACAGCCTCATCGCCCGTCGCCTCTGA
- the ftsZ gene encoding cell division protein FtsZ: MTSNQNYLAVIKVVGIGGGGVNAVNRMIELGLRGVEFIAINTDAQALLMSDADVKLDVGRELTRGLGAGADPEVGRRAAEDHAEEIEEALAGADMVFVTAGEGGGTGTGGAPVVARIAKSIGALTIGVVTKPFGFEGKRRQAQAEDGVAMLKNEVDTLIVVPNDRLLEISDRGISMLEAFATADQVLLAGVQGITDLITTPGLINLDFADVKSVMQGAGSALMGIGSSRGADRAIKAAELAVASPLLEASIDGAHGVLLSIQGGSNLGIFEINDAAKLVQEAVHPEANIIFGAVIDDSLGDEVRVTVIAAGFDGGEPSTVAKDRRSTFVAAAPGESVTAQPAEGAEQAPAAPEAPGLVARSTVDPLEADGDDDDLDIPDFLR; this comes from the coding sequence GTGACCAGCAACCAGAACTACCTCGCCGTGATCAAGGTCGTCGGCATCGGCGGCGGCGGCGTCAATGCGGTGAACCGCATGATCGAGCTCGGGCTGCGGGGCGTCGAGTTCATCGCCATCAACACCGACGCCCAGGCGCTGCTCATGAGCGACGCCGACGTCAAGCTCGACGTGGGCCGCGAGCTCACCCGCGGACTCGGCGCCGGCGCCGACCCCGAGGTCGGCCGTCGCGCCGCCGAGGATCACGCGGAGGAGATCGAGGAGGCCCTCGCCGGGGCCGACATGGTCTTCGTCACCGCGGGCGAGGGCGGCGGCACCGGCACGGGCGGCGCGCCCGTCGTCGCGCGCATCGCCAAGTCGATCGGCGCCCTGACCATCGGCGTCGTCACGAAGCCCTTCGGCTTCGAGGGCAAGCGCCGCCAGGCCCAGGCCGAGGACGGCGTGGCGATGCTCAAGAACGAGGTCGACACCCTCATCGTCGTGCCGAACGACCGCCTGCTCGAGATCAGCGACCGCGGCATCTCGATGCTCGAGGCCTTCGCGACCGCCGATCAGGTGCTGCTCGCCGGCGTGCAGGGCATCACCGACCTCATCACGACCCCCGGCCTCATCAACCTCGACTTCGCCGACGTCAAGAGCGTCATGCAGGGCGCCGGCAGCGCGCTCATGGGCATCGGCTCCAGCCGCGGCGCCGACCGCGCCATCAAGGCGGCCGAGCTCGCCGTCGCGAGCCCGCTGCTCGAGGCGAGCATCGACGGCGCGCACGGCGTGCTGCTGTCGATCCAGGGCGGGTCGAACCTCGGCATCTTCGAGATCAACGACGCGGCCAAGCTCGTGCAGGAGGCCGTGCACCCCGAGGCGAACATCATCTTCGGCGCCGTCATCGACGACTCGCTCGGCGACGAGGTGCGGGTCACCGTCATCGCCGCGGGCTTCGACGGCGGCGAGCCGAGCACGGTCGCCAAGGACCGCCGCTCGACCTTCGTCGCCGCGGCGCCGGGGGAGAGCGTCACCGCCCAGCCGGCCGAGGGCGCCGAGCAGGCGCCCGCCGCTCCCGAGGCGCCCGGGCTCGTCGCCCGCTCGACCGTCGACCCGCTCGAGGCCGACGGCGACGACGACGATCTCGACATCCCCGACTTCCTGCGATGA
- the murC gene encoding UDP-N-acetylmuramate--L-alanine ligase, which translates to MTIKPDPDLILPDDLGRLHFVGIGGSGMSGIARMFHDRGYAVTGSDRSESGAVDALRSRGIPVAIGHDAAHVGEADTLVVTGALWQDNPEYLEALRRGLPVLHRSQALAWLVRGERLVAVAGAHGKSTSTGMLVTALRALDRDPSFVNGAVIQGAGASAGWGEGELFVVEADESDGSFLLYDASLAIVTNIDTDHLDHYGSAEAIEQAFAQFARAVREVLAISADDPAAQRLTALLAARAAAPGAPSGPRVLTFGESAEADVRVTDVAETGPIVFTVHAGSSTATVALAVPGHHNALNAAGVIAVLLGLGIPLAEAAASLDGFAGTQRRFESHGEAAGVRLVDDYAHHPTEVEAALQTARSVAEGHRVIAIHQPHLYSRTQQLGGEFAAAYERLADHTVVLDVFGAREDPIPGVTGALVSGAFVDAARVDYRPDWAEAAARVAEIARPGDIVMTLSCGDVYRIIPQVREAILATAASVPASADDPTAASTTGDPAPAEPQR; encoded by the coding sequence ATGACGATCAAGCCCGACCCCGACCTCATCCTCCCCGACGACCTCGGCCGTCTGCACTTCGTCGGCATCGGCGGCAGCGGCATGAGCGGCATCGCCCGCATGTTCCACGACCGCGGGTACGCCGTGACCGGCAGCGACCGATCCGAGAGCGGGGCGGTCGACGCGCTGCGTTCGCGGGGCATCCCGGTCGCGATCGGCCACGACGCCGCCCACGTCGGCGAGGCCGACACGCTCGTCGTCACGGGAGCCCTCTGGCAGGACAACCCCGAGTACCTGGAGGCCCTGCGTCGCGGCCTGCCCGTGCTGCACCGCTCGCAGGCCCTCGCCTGGCTCGTGCGGGGCGAGCGCCTCGTCGCGGTCGCGGGCGCCCACGGCAAGTCCACCTCGACGGGGATGCTCGTCACGGCCCTGCGCGCCCTCGACCGCGACCCCTCCTTCGTCAACGGCGCGGTCATCCAGGGCGCCGGAGCCTCCGCCGGATGGGGCGAGGGCGAGCTCTTCGTGGTCGAGGCCGACGAGTCCGACGGCTCCTTCCTGCTGTACGACGCGAGCCTCGCGATCGTCACCAACATCGACACCGACCACCTCGACCACTACGGCTCGGCCGAGGCGATCGAGCAGGCCTTCGCCCAGTTCGCCCGCGCCGTGCGCGAGGTGCTCGCGATCTCCGCCGACGACCCGGCCGCGCAGCGGCTCACGGCGCTGCTCGCGGCCCGCGCCGCGGCCCCCGGCGCCCCCTCCGGCCCGCGCGTGCTCACCTTCGGCGAGTCGGCCGAGGCCGACGTGCGCGTGACCGACGTCGCCGAGACCGGTCCGATCGTGTTCACCGTGCACGCCGGCAGCTCGACGGCGACGGTCGCGCTCGCCGTGCCCGGGCACCACAACGCGCTCAACGCCGCGGGCGTCATCGCCGTGCTGCTGGGGCTGGGCATCCCGCTCGCCGAGGCCGCCGCCTCGCTCGACGGCTTCGCCGGCACCCAGCGCCGCTTCGAGTCGCACGGCGAGGCGGCGGGCGTGCGGCTCGTCGACGACTACGCGCACCACCCCACCGAGGTCGAGGCCGCGCTGCAGACGGCGCGCTCGGTCGCCGAGGGGCACCGCGTCATCGCCATCCACCAGCCGCACCTCTACAGCCGCACGCAGCAGCTCGGCGGCGAGTTCGCGGCCGCCTACGAGCGGCTCGCCGACCACACGGTCGTGCTCGACGTCTTCGGCGCCCGGGAGGACCCGATCCCCGGCGTGACCGGCGCGCTCGTGAGCGGGGCCTTCGTCGACGCCGCGCGGGTGGACTACCGGCCCGACTGGGCGGAGGCCGCGGCGCGCGTCGCCGAGATCGCGCGCCCCGGCGACATCGTCATGACGCTCAGCTGCGGCGACGTCTACCGCATCATCCCGCAGGTGCGCGAGGCGATCCTCGCCACGGCGGCGTCCGTGCCGGCGTCGGCCGACGATCCCACCGCGGCGTCCACCACCGGCGACCCGGCACCCGCGGAGCCGCAGCGATGA
- a CDS encoding YggS family pyridoxal phosphate-dependent enzyme translates to MSGAPSGDPGLAERYAAVTGGIAEACRAAGRADDPPTLIVVTKFHPASLVRELVSLGVRHVGENRHQDAAPKAAELADEPLTWHFVGQLQSNKAKAVAQYASAVHSVDRASLVTALAKAQTPLDVFLEVNLTDDPGRGGAAPDAVDALAEVVLAAEHLSLRGVMGVAPLDEEPRAAFARLRRISERLRAIAPAATQISAGMSGDYAEAIAEGATHLRIGTAITGKRPAPL, encoded by the coding sequence ATGAGCGGGGCGCCCTCCGGCGATCCCGGGCTCGCCGAGCGCTACGCCGCGGTCACCGGGGGCATCGCCGAGGCCTGCCGGGCGGCGGGGCGCGCCGACGACCCGCCGACGCTCATCGTCGTCACCAAGTTCCACCCCGCCTCGCTGGTGCGCGAGCTCGTGAGCCTCGGGGTGCGTCACGTCGGCGAGAACCGGCATCAGGACGCGGCGCCGAAGGCGGCCGAGCTCGCCGACGAGCCGCTCACCTGGCACTTCGTCGGCCAGCTGCAGTCGAACAAGGCCAAGGCCGTGGCGCAGTACGCGAGCGCGGTGCACTCCGTCGACCGGGCATCCCTCGTCACCGCTCTCGCGAAAGCGCAGACCCCGCTCGACGTGTTCCTCGAGGTGAACCTCACCGACGACCCGGGTCGCGGCGGGGCTGCGCCCGATGCGGTGGATGCCCTGGCCGAGGTCGTCCTCGCCGCCGAGCACCTCTCCCTCCGCGGCGTCATGGGCGTCGCTCCCCTCGACGAGGAGCCGCGCGCCGCCTTCGCCCGCCTGCGCCGGATCAGCGAGCGCCTGCGCGCGATCGCCCCCGCCGCCACGCAGATCTCGGCGGGCATGTCCGGCGATTACGCCGAGGCGATCGCCGAGGGGGCGACACACCTGCGCATCGGCACGGCAATCACCGGAAAACGCCCCGCGCCCCTCTAG
- the mraY gene encoding phospho-N-acetylmuramoyl-pentapeptide-transferase: MVVLLLSGAFALAFTLFTTPLFIRLFKRLEWGQFIRDDGPQSHHTKRGTATMGGIVVILGAVGGYFFGHLVTGERITVSALLVLLLLVNLGFVGFIDDFSKVRKQRSLGLGGWAKIAGQVIAATVFAVLALGFPDERGVTPASTAISAVRDIEWLDFALLGGPVIGGILFTIWTIIIVVSASNAVNVADGLDGLATGSSIFSIGAYILIAFWQFNQSCISPSLDEAVRYKCYEARDSLDLAIVAAAIVASLIGFLWWNTSPAQIFMGDTGSLALGGTIAALAILTRTELLLVLIGGLFLIVTGSVIVQRIYFKLTGGKRIFLMSPLHHHFELKGWAEVTVVVRFWLIGGFFVAMGVGLFYLEWAVL; encoded by the coding sequence GTGGTAGTCCTGCTCCTCTCGGGCGCCTTCGCCCTCGCGTTCACGCTCTTCACGACGCCGCTCTTCATCCGGCTCTTCAAGCGCCTCGAGTGGGGCCAGTTCATCCGCGACGACGGCCCGCAGTCGCATCACACCAAGCGCGGCACCGCCACGATGGGCGGTATCGTCGTCATCCTCGGCGCGGTCGGCGGCTACTTCTTCGGGCACCTCGTCACGGGGGAGCGCATCACCGTGAGCGCGCTCCTGGTGCTCCTGCTGCTCGTCAACCTCGGCTTCGTGGGCTTCATCGACGACTTCTCGAAGGTGCGCAAGCAGCGCAGCCTCGGCCTCGGCGGATGGGCGAAGATCGCCGGTCAGGTCATCGCGGCGACCGTCTTCGCCGTGCTCGCCCTCGGGTTCCCCGACGAGCGCGGCGTCACGCCGGCGTCGACCGCCATCTCGGCGGTGCGCGACATCGAGTGGCTCGACTTCGCGCTCCTCGGCGGCCCGGTGATCGGCGGCATCCTCTTCACGATCTGGACGATCATCATCGTGGTGAGCGCGTCCAACGCGGTCAACGTGGCCGACGGCCTCGACGGGCTCGCGACCGGATCCTCGATCTTCTCGATCGGCGCCTACATCCTCATCGCCTTCTGGCAGTTCAACCAGAGCTGCATCAGCCCCTCGCTCGACGAGGCCGTGCGGTACAAGTGCTACGAGGCGCGCGACTCGCTCGACCTCGCCATCGTCGCCGCCGCGATCGTGGCCTCGCTCATCGGGTTCCTCTGGTGGAACACCTCGCCCGCGCAGATCTTCATGGGAGACACCGGCTCGCTCGCCCTCGGCGGCACCATCGCCGCGCTCGCCATCCTCACCCGCACCGAGCTCCTCCTCGTCCTCATCGGCGGGCTCTTCCTCATCGTCACCGGCTCGGTGATCGTGCAGCGCATCTACTTCAAGCTCACCGGCGGCAAGCGCATCTTCCTCATGAGCCCGCTGCACCACCACTTCGAGCTCAAGGGCTGGGCGGAGGTGACGGTCGTCGTGCGCTTCTGGCTCATCGGCGGGTTCTTCGTCGCCATGGGCGTCGGCCTCTTCTACCTCGAGTGGGCGGTGCTCTAA
- the murD gene encoding UDP-N-acetylmuramoyl-L-alanine--D-glutamate ligase, with product MQRLDGLTSWHADWSQLRVVVLGLGVTGFAVADTLAELGARVLVAASAPDEERARILPVIGVDLVEIGGGDDAADIAALAAHEPELLVVSPGFRPEHPLLRWAEREGLAVWGDIELAWRVRDKIAPAAEWILVTGTNGKTTTTQLTATMLQEAGVRVAPCGNIGVPVLDAVRDPAGFDVLVVELSSFQLHRLPTAGPGALAPLASVCLNLAEDHYDWHGSAEAYRDAKAKVYANTRVACVYNLRDEATMRMVEQAEVQEGCRAIGFAADTPGPSDVGLVDGILVDRAFHDDRRHSALELGTLSDVAAAGLATPHGLANALAAAALARAAGAPVIAVRDALRRFRVDAHRTETVLEAAGIVWVDDSKATNPHAAESALTAFRSVVWIVGGLLKGVDIAPLVARHRSRLRAAVVLGVDRSAVLEAFARHAPDLPVFEVEPDDTEGVMTGAVRAAAAAAHDGDTVLLAPAAASMDQFDDYADRGRRFASAVHQHHGEGAPHGDDPNDAPGTVD from the coding sequence GTGCAGCGGCTGGACGGGCTCACCAGCTGGCACGCCGACTGGTCGCAGCTGCGCGTCGTCGTGCTCGGCCTCGGCGTGACGGGCTTCGCCGTCGCCGACACCCTCGCCGAGCTCGGCGCCCGCGTGCTCGTGGCGGCGTCGGCGCCCGACGAGGAGCGCGCGCGGATCCTGCCCGTCATCGGCGTCGATCTCGTCGAGATCGGCGGGGGCGACGACGCGGCCGACATCGCGGCCCTCGCGGCGCACGAGCCCGAGCTGCTCGTCGTCTCGCCGGGCTTCCGGCCGGAGCATCCCCTGCTGCGGTGGGCCGAGCGCGAGGGGCTCGCGGTCTGGGGCGACATCGAGCTCGCCTGGCGCGTGCGCGACAAGATCGCCCCCGCGGCCGAGTGGATCCTCGTCACGGGCACCAACGGCAAGACCACGACGACCCAGCTGACGGCGACGATGCTGCAGGAGGCGGGCGTGCGCGTCGCGCCCTGCGGCAACATCGGCGTGCCCGTGCTCGACGCGGTGCGCGATCCTGCGGGCTTCGACGTGCTCGTGGTCGAGCTGTCGAGCTTCCAGCTGCACCGGCTGCCGACGGCCGGGCCGGGCGCCCTCGCCCCGCTCGCGAGCGTCTGCCTCAACCTCGCCGAGGACCACTACGACTGGCACGGCTCGGCCGAGGCCTACCGCGACGCGAAGGCGAAGGTCTACGCGAACACGCGCGTCGCCTGCGTCTACAACCTCCGCGACGAGGCCACGATGCGCATGGTCGAGCAGGCCGAGGTGCAGGAGGGCTGCCGGGCGATCGGCTTCGCCGCCGACACCCCCGGGCCGAGCGACGTGGGGCTCGTCGACGGCATCCTCGTCGACCGCGCCTTCCACGACGACCGCCGCCACTCCGCGCTCGAGCTCGGCACGCTCTCCGACGTCGCCGCCGCGGGCCTCGCGACGCCCCACGGTCTCGCCAACGCCCTCGCCGCCGCCGCCCTCGCGCGTGCGGCCGGTGCGCCCGTCATCGCGGTGCGGGATGCCCTCCGCCGGTTCCGCGTCGACGCCCACCGCACCGAGACCGTGCTCGAGGCGGCCGGCATCGTCTGGGTGGACGACTCGAAGGCCACCAACCCGCACGCGGCGGAATCGGCCCTCACGGCCTTCCGCTCGGTGGTCTGGATCGTCGGGGGCCTGCTCAAGGGCGTCGACATCGCCCCGCTCGTCGCCCGCCACCGCTCCCGGCTGCGGGCGGCCGTCGTGCTCGGGGTCGATCGGTCGGCCGTGCTCGAGGCGTTCGCGCGACACGCGCCCGACCTGCCCGTGTTCGAGGTCGAACCCGACGACACTGAAGGCGTGATGACCGGCGCCGTGCGAGCGGCGGCCGCGGCGGCGCACGATGGGGACACCGTGCTGCTGGCCCCGGCAGCGGCATCCATGGATCAGTTCGACGACTACGCCGACCGGGGACGACGCTTCGCCTCGGCCGTGCACCAGCATCACGGGGAGGGGGCGCCGCATGGCGACGACCCGAACGACGCACCCGGCACCGTCGACTGA
- a CDS encoding cell division protein SepF yields the protein MSNPLRKTMVYLGLADEQEEYETPAAQDRAPHDRAPHDRAPHAAPAAAAAAPAPGPQRAPVTPLRRPAPTRNAAAADMNEILTVHPRHYKDAQVIAESFRDGIPVIINLSQMTESEARRLIDFASGLSQGLYGKIERVTSKVFLLSPAHVAVSGEQADVESEVDASFLG from the coding sequence ATGAGCAACCCGCTGCGCAAGACCATGGTGTACCTCGGCCTCGCCGACGAGCAGGAGGAGTACGAGACGCCGGCCGCGCAGGACCGCGCCCCGCACGACCGCGCCCCGCACGACCGCGCCCCGCACGCCGCTCCCGCCGCCGCAGCCGCGGCTCCCGCCCCCGGCCCGCAGCGCGCCCCCGTGACGCCGCTGCGCCGCCCCGCCCCGACCCGGAATGCCGCAGCCGCCGACATGAACGAGATCCTCACCGTCCACCCCCGCCACTACAAGGACGCCCAGGTCATCGCCGAGAGCTTCCGCGACGGCATCCCCGTCATCATCAACCTCTCGCAGATGACCGAGTCCGAGGCCCGCCGCCTCATCGACTTCGCCAGTGGCCTGTCGCAGGGCCTCTACGGCAAGATCGAGCGCGTCACGAGCAAGGTCTTCCTCCTGTCGCCCGCGCACGTCGCCGTGAGCGGCGAGCAGGCCGATGTCGAGTCCGAGGTCGACGCCTCCTTCCTCGGCTGA
- the ftsW gene encoding putative lipid II flippase FtsW gives MATTRTTHPAPSTESAASAGRGPAAVIAVRKLFTAQSTDYMLVLGTAIFLVAFGLVMVLSSSFVQSGRGGDAFGVFVRQSLFAAVGIPVMLVMARLPVLFWRRWARTFVYIGLGLQVLVFIPGLSYAYGGNRNWISIGGVSAQPSEFLKLALVVWLASVLSRRADAFPDLKSVVFPALPISGVALLLVLAGGDLGTAAIMIAIVFASLFFAGAPLRYLAVMLGLGVGGAIAFALTGSSRTDRIRIWLDGCTPEQLEGVCWQPTHGMWALGSGGLLGQGLGNSAVKWSWLPHSENDYIFAIIGEELGLVGCAVVIGLFAVLGIGLLRIMRGQADPMRRIATGGVMVWIVGQAFVNIAVVLGMLPVLGVPLPLISAGGSAMVANLMALGVVLSMARTSGEGSFTTAAARSAAPTRGPVP, from the coding sequence ATGGCGACGACCCGAACGACGCACCCGGCACCGTCGACTGAGTCCGCGGCCTCCGCCGGTCGGGGCCCGGCCGCCGTCATCGCCGTCCGCAAGCTCTTCACGGCGCAGAGCACGGACTACATGCTCGTGCTCGGCACGGCGATCTTCCTCGTCGCCTTCGGGCTCGTCATGGTGCTGTCGTCGTCCTTCGTCCAGTCGGGTCGGGGCGGCGACGCCTTCGGGGTCTTCGTGCGCCAGTCGCTCTTCGCTGCCGTCGGCATCCCGGTCATGCTCGTCATGGCACGGCTGCCCGTGCTGTTTTGGCGCCGATGGGCCCGCACCTTCGTCTACATCGGCCTCGGCCTGCAGGTGCTCGTCTTCATCCCGGGGCTGAGCTACGCCTACGGCGGAAATCGCAACTGGATCTCGATCGGCGGCGTCAGCGCCCAGCCCTCCGAGTTCCTCAAGCTCGCGCTCGTGGTGTGGCTCGCGAGCGTGCTCAGCAGGCGCGCCGACGCGTTCCCCGATCTCAAGAGCGTCGTCTTCCCGGCGCTGCCGATCTCGGGCGTCGCGCTCCTGCTCGTGCTCGCCGGCGGCGACCTCGGCACGGCCGCGATCATGATCGCGATCGTCTTCGCCTCCCTCTTCTTCGCCGGAGCGCCGCTGCGGTACCTCGCTGTGATGCTCGGGCTCGGCGTCGGCGGTGCGATCGCCTTCGCCCTGACCGGCTCCTCGCGCACCGACCGCATCCGCATCTGGCTCGACGGCTGCACGCCCGAGCAGCTCGAGGGCGTGTGCTGGCAGCCGACCCACGGCATGTGGGCGCTCGGCTCGGGCGGCCTGCTTGGGCAGGGTCTGGGCAATTCCGCCGTGAAGTGGTCGTGGCTGCCCCACTCCGAGAACGACTACATCTTCGCGATCATCGGCGAGGAGCTCGGGCTCGTCGGCTGCGCCGTCGTCATCGGCCTCTTCGCCGTGCTCGGCATCGGCCTGCTGCGCATCATGCGCGGGCAGGCCGACCCGATGCGCCGCATCGCGACCGGCGGCGTCATGGTCTGGATCGTGGGTCAGGCCTTCGTCAACATCGCCGTGGTGCTCGGCATGCTGCCCGTGCTAGGCGTGCCCCTGCCCCTCATCTCGGCGGGCGGCTCGGCGATGGTCGCCAACCTGATGGCGCTCGGCGTGGTGCTCTCGATGGCGCGCACGAGCGGCGAGGGCTCGTTCACGACCGCCGCGGCGCGCTCGGCCGCGCCCACCCGGGGACCGGTCCCGTGA
- the murG gene encoding undecaprenyldiphospho-muramoylpentapeptide beta-N-acetylglucosaminyltransferase — MTTALLAGGGTAGHVNPLLALADHWREQESDAELLVLGTAEGLEARLVPARGYELLTIPRVPFPRRPDGAALRFPLRFREAVARTRAIIRDRGVQVVVGFGGYASAPAYLAARLEGIPIIAHEANARPGIANRLAHRLGGRIGITFAGTPMRGARLVGMPLRREILQLDRVAARPVAGAFFDLDPARPVLLVTGGSTGARRLNQTVGQSIAHLLGTGWQVLHITGRDRGGDDPGIPGYRVVEYCDRMDLAFALADLVVCRSGSATVSELAALGLPSVLVPYPVGNGEQRLNARELVAAGGAVVVDDADATPEWVRDALVPMLMHRAGIARMAAAAGTVGRRDGSAALLGLVREALATSA; from the coding sequence GTGACGACCGCACTCCTGGCCGGCGGAGGGACCGCCGGCCACGTCAATCCGCTGCTCGCCCTCGCCGATCACTGGCGCGAGCAGGAGTCTGACGCCGAGCTGCTCGTCCTCGGCACGGCCGAGGGGCTCGAGGCGCGGCTCGTGCCCGCGCGCGGCTACGAGCTGCTCACCATCCCGCGCGTGCCCTTCCCGCGCCGGCCGGACGGGGCCGCCCTGCGGTTCCCGCTGCGGTTCCGCGAGGCGGTCGCCCGCACGCGAGCGATCATCCGCGATCGCGGGGTGCAGGTCGTCGTCGGCTTCGGGGGCTACGCCTCGGCCCCCGCCTACCTCGCGGCCCGGCTCGAGGGCATCCCCATCATCGCCCACGAGGCGAACGCCCGCCCGGGCATCGCGAACCGCCTCGCGCACCGGCTCGGCGGGCGCATCGGCATCACCTTCGCCGGCACGCCGATGCGCGGCGCCCGGCTCGTCGGCATGCCGCTGCGACGCGAGATCCTGCAGCTCGACCGGGTCGCCGCGCGCCCCGTCGCGGGGGCCTTCTTCGATCTCGACCCCGCCCGCCCCGTCCTGCTCGTCACGGGCGGCTCGACGGGCGCGCGCCGCCTCAACCAGACGGTCGGGCAGTCGATCGCCCACCTCCTCGGCACGGGCTGGCAGGTGCTGCACATCACCGGCCGCGATCGCGGCGGCGACGACCCGGGCATCCCCGGCTACCGCGTCGTCGAGTACTGCGACCGCATGGATCTCGCCTTCGCCCTCGCCGACCTCGTCGTGTGCCGCTCGGGCTCCGCGACGGTCAGCGAGCTCGCCGCGCTCGGGCTGCCGTCCGTCCTCGTGCCCTACCCGGTCGGCAACGGCGAGCAGCGGCTCAACGCGCGGGAGCTCGTCGCGGCCGGGGGAGCGGTCGTCGTCGACGACGCGGACGCGACCCCGGAGTGGGTGCGCGACGCCCTCGTGCCCATGCTCATGCACCGCGCCGGCATCGCCCGGATGGCCGCCGCGGCGGGCACGGTCGGCCGTCGTGACGGCAGCGCCGCGCTGCTCGGCCTGGTGCGCGAGGCCCTCGCGACGAGCGCGTAG